The window cactcatgcatgcacacagacagaagagacATGCAGAGACCCACAGAGACATTGACAGATTCACGTAAATCCTCTATATATTATCAGGGCTCTTTTTGGTCTCTTTGCTGACTCTATATTGGCATTGCATAATTGTTCCATTATAGCAAGTAgatttaatattttcttaattattcAAATGGAGACCTTCAAAATGTTTTGACGATACCAATAATACAGTAACTTGGGTGTCATGTAAGTTGTCGTTTCTTACAGCAGATTAGATTTAGTGTGTAATGTCTTTCGTAGGGAAATGTCTTAGATTCAGTCTgactgggagagggagggagggagggagggagagagagagagagagagagagagagagagagagagagagagagagagagagagagagagagagagagagagagagagagagagagagagagagagagagagagagagagagagagagagagagagagagagaatcatttatgaatatatttgGCAACAATTGAAGTTGTATTTCTCAGCTTGGTTATTTTTAGTATGCTCTCTGAAACTTTGCTGCATGTAACTCAGTCCTTTTCATTTTAGTCATTAAGAATTGAAGTACAGTGTCACAAATTCACAatttgcctctctctgtctgtcaggacTATGGGGATGCTGAACAGCTGTTGGCGCCAGCTAATGTTAGCCAGGAGGCTTTGCTGCGATATGCGTGCGACGCGGCTCGGTTCTCCACGGGTGGTAAGCTGCCCGAGCTGGAGTTTGCGTTGAATCACGCAGGCCAGCCAGACGTGGCCATGTTCGACTTCACCAGCATGCACCGTGCTGAGAACGCCTCGCTGGTGAGGGAACGCAGAGGGCAGAAACTTCTCATCAGCCTGGTCGGAGACTGCCTGGTTGAGGTGTGTAGGAGGCAactgtgcacacacgtgtgcccacacacacacacacacacacacactcattcactgcAGAATATAGCATCATCCTTCTTCCAACAAGTCTTAAATTATCTTTGAAGGTCTTAATTACCATTTATCATGTTttgttagtaaaaaaaaaaaatcggatTACTGTTCCTCTCTATGCCAAGTGTGGTTGATCAGCCAAGATGTGTTTCAAGTCTGTTTCCAAAACTATATAAGCAAGATTGGACACGTTTCAGCGGACCAACCTCATTTGTAAGGGATATGGTTATTTACGGTGTTGCCCCTGTGTGCAGCCATTTTGGCCCCTGGGCACGGGTATTGCTCGGGGCTTCCTTGCTGCCTTTGATGCAGCGTGGATGGTGAGGAGCTGGGCAAAAGGAGTGCCCCATCTGCAGCTCCTTGCTGAGAGGTACTGGAGGGCCACTCTGCATTTTAATGATACACTAGATTCGATTTAGAGCTTTGGCAAATGTTTCCATTGCTAtgataaataagcaaatatatCTATTGCTATGATTTACTTTGGTAAATCATTTCACCATTAAAAGCCTGCTTTTGTATGTTGTGTCTATGATTTATGCAGCccatttgaaaaaatattttataaccGTTGTTATATTATAGGTTTCTAGGCAAAAACCAGTACCCCTTCGGAATAATATGAAGGTTTTATAACAGCCTTGGTATTCTAAAGAAGTCAGGGTGTAACATGCAGTGGGATCTATGTAGCCTGGCTCTGACACATTTAGCTTAAGCAGACTTGACTGTGAGGAAAGGCTGTCCATCTCATCTCTCTTTTGCTAAAACAGGGAAAGTGTGTATCAATTGTTATCGCAGACCACGCCAGAAAACACCAGCAAGAACCACTCAGCGTACAGCATCGATCCCAGAACGCGTTACCCCAACGTGAACCTGTCCTCCATCAAGCCCAAACAAGTAAGCGGAAGAGCCACGTTTAATGTTTGTTCCCATGGTTGCGTCGAGTGACTGGATGGCCAGGATGTATATGCGAGCAGCAAGTGAAACTGCTTTGTGGTGCATGactgcgtgtgcttgtgtgcattcTATAGGTGCAACATCTGTGTGATGCTGATCAGTTGGTTAGTAGTGTGGCAGCTAAAAAGAAGAAAGGCCCCTTGCCTTCTAAAAGTCAAGGTTAGCGATAAGCTACACCCAAGCCTCTTACCTACAATCAGTCTCCTCTACGGAGTCATTTGAATTCcttaattttaatgtaattcttTAAGGTTAGGCAGTGCAATGGAGACAAAGACAAAGTtgtcagtgggttttttttgttgttgttgttgtttttttttttgtttttttttttttttgttttttttaaacatgccatattttaatatttagtcCTTTTAAACTATTCCCTTAGATGTTTGCCTAAAGGTACAATTGACCCTGCTGCCACAATTTAGACACACAAACTGCTTCtaaatgtatagtgtgtgtgtgtagactccCTGCGACGCATGGCAGACTTGATGAGATGGTGTCAGCAACACACAGCCTGGTGCAGTCAGGTTGAGGTGAAGGATTTCAGTCAGTCCTGGAGGTCTGGGGTGGCTCTCTGTGCCCTCATTCACCACTTCAGACCCAATCTCATGTAAGGTTCCTCCCACTGCATTTGAACAGGGTCTTGCTGACCCTAATGTGGCCTAGAAGGATATTACTGTCTGAGGAAAGAAACCAGAAAGCAATGCAATAGTTTTGAAATTCTCACATTTCAAACCTGGATCACTGGGTTATTTATggcatgtttttattaatattaaaaggTCATTTAATGCAAAATTTTGGGATGAACCCTGTTAAGTTTGGATCACTGTACTTTATGccactttgtgaaacatttagaCATTTTGTCATCTCAGTTACGTGCGGTATTTAGCATGCCGCAGCTTGTGTGCATCTAAAAGTATTTTGTGGCTTTGAAAAGGCACCTGGCCTGCCATCTGGCAccattcacttttttttccctcccaacccccccccccccccccccccccctccccgccccCCCGTCTTGCAGAGACATGTCCTCTCTCGACAAGAACACAGTGGTGGACAACAACCAGCTGGCCTTCACCGTTCTCCAGAGAGAGTTCGGCATTGAGCCCATCATGTCTGCCAGTGACATGGCCTCCAGCAAGGAGATTGACCAGCTGTCTGTGGTGCTCTACCTCACCCAAGTCCATAATGCTTTTACTGAGATATCACCACCACCAGGTAATAGTCTGAACAGCACCTAGAAATCTACAACTAGctttgcagtttttcttttatttagtttttatttatttattttttattcctggcaaaaaaaaccaaaacattttcccaGCTGAAAAATTTTATAAAACATAATTTGGAAACCAACTTCTATGACCAACCTAATGACGACAGCTAGTGATTCGTCATGTCAGACGGTACCGCAAATATGTGTAAGGATATTAGACTTTTTATTcacataatttaattaatattatattgcCAATAGCTTGCTAGGTAGCAGTAGCATTAGCTGTGATGGGCGGCAGCTCCTGGTCAATAGTGGCACTGCCTCTTTAAGAGtcctttcccagcatgctttgctgTGAATGGGCAGTGCAGTGCTCTGCTCCTCAGCTGGGCTATCTGTAGCTCGGGAGCTACTGCACCAGGCGACACATAGCTGGGAAGAGAAATGGCTCGCCAGGGCTAAGGGCGGGGATCTCTCCCAGCCCGGCCACAGCCGACGTCAGCGAGCGCTAATCCCGCTCAGAGGGAGGTCTAGGCAGCCGTCGACGGAGGAAAAGGTATTGGTGAATTCGGAGGAGCTTTCAAAGGCTGGCTGATGGGCTGGGTGCGTCTTTCGGGGGTTCGGATGCTGCGTTCACTTGGGAGGGAACCTCGGCCAGATGTGCAGGCAGGTCGAGCTGTCAGtcatgtgtggatgtgtgtgttctgggaaACAGGATGGCGCCAGGGTTATTTTTCCAGCCGCCGCGAACACATTAGTGAATGCGGATGCTCTTTTGTTGCTTGTTCtctaaattaatttattgatttagGAAAAAATGAAGTGAGGGGAAGAATTTCCTGTATGCATAGCAGACATATAAATATAAGGTTTCAGTACATGAGATATGAATCATGAGGTATGCTCTGAACATAGCTGTTACGAATGTATTTATCCAATATACAATGTTTAGACAAAAAGTtatcatattaaaatgttccttttagcattccattttaatttcagttggttgtatttgttgtatttctgcattttagaatctttttattttatttccagttGAACAATTTAAAAAGTTTACTTGCTTGCTTCACTTCACCCTTTGTATGTCACCGAAGCCTATTGTACGTTACTGAAATGTCTGTCAGAATCTTCTTTGCCAAACGCATCCCTCAGCTCATATTCTGGAGAGTCCATTTCACCCACCCACTAGATGGCCTCTGGTAACTGGAACCCCTATTCGAGAGCCGGGCTCCAGGGGATTGCTGATTCATGTGGTTTGTCCCGCCCTCCACAGAGTGGTCTAGCTCCAAGTCGCTGTCCCTTGCCAGAACCCGCTCTGCTGTCTTCTTCTTGAACAAACTGAAGCACAACTCCCTTCAGAGGCGCAAGGTGGGTCCCATATCAGAGCCGCCCACCTTTTTGGCTCTCGCAAACGCTCGGTTGCTCTGCTGGGCTGCGGGTATTCCAGAGGCTTTCAGCGGCTCTGGCTCTGATGAGCCGAGCTGAGCGCGAAGTGCTCTCGAGCCGGCAGCATTACAATGGGCCGTTAGAGTGTGGTCACCTTTCAACTGCCTCGTTAAGCGCGTTCACATTTTGCAACTGCCAGTTGCCTCATACTGCTGTCACTGTTGGGTAAGGCACAAAAGGAGAAATTGAAGGGGGAAGAGAATGTGGGAGacataaaaagaaataatgcaCTGTGTGAGTGATTCTGTACAATTTAATTCCAACCCCCGGAACAGCCAAACTACCTAACTGATTCCTCCGAACAGTAGCAGACCATGATGATAAAAATCATTGTATATTTTTGGCTGCATTGCATAACGCGAGTGGTAAACAAGGTCATGTGACTTGTGCCCCCTCAGGAGCGGCTGGCAGccgagaaagaagaaagagaacaaaacatgAGGGCTGAAGATGAGGGCAAATGCGTGAGTATCACGATGTCGTCTCTCCTTTTAGTGGGGGGACTTGTGTGTACCCACAGACATGCGCTAGCTGATGGCAGCCCTGCTGTGCCAAGCCCCTTGTTTTATTTCCGTTGCCTGCTGAGCAGGTCAGACACAAATGACGCTTATGACTATGGATGCGAAGTCCCTGCTTGtatggttgggttttttttttgttttttgttttttgtttaagcTTTGGTGCATCAAGCCTGTGTTGTAGTCAGAGGCTGTTGCTGCCTCTCAACCCCCCGCCCCAAGTAGGTGACCATGCCGTGTGTGTTGTCATGTGCCTCTAGCCTGTGCCCGCCACGACCGCCTCGGAGGCGGGCACCAGTGAACTGTGCTACTTCTGCCACCGGCGCCTCTACGTGGTGGAGCGGGGCAGCGCGGAGGGCAAGTTCTTCCACCGCAGCTGCTTCGCCTGCCAGCAGTGTGGTGCCACGCTGCGCCAGGGCGGATACACCTTCCTCTCGGACACAGGTGAGCCCCCGGCCAGCCTTCAGAGATGAACCACCAACCGCTGCCTTACTGTTAACACTCCATTACTGTAATATTGATGCATGACAGTGCTGTTTATACGATACCTATGATGACTTGGTTAATATGGTTTTTATATGTGGCCATGAACCAGGCTTTGCAAAAATGTCTGTAGCATATGGTCCAGCTGCATTATGCGTATGACATGTATGAACTTATGAGTCGTTTACCATGCTGAACGAGGCCTGGGTTATGGTGTTGGCTTCATGTGTGCTGCCATGATTCACTTTGTTAAGGGCGGAATGCAGATGGTTAAGGGATCTGCAAATGTGCTTGAGATTAATGTGAAAGAAGAGCATATCCATAGGTGTTCATTCAAAGAAATTAACCTATTTTGTGTGATTTATTGTCCATATGAACACGCAGAAAATATCTGCAACGTCTTGACTACTATGCCGCTAGGTATATTTTTCTGCAGTTCACGATTGACTGTAGAGGAAGAAATAGATTTGGGAGACACTGCACACTAATACATATTTGAAAAGTAACACAATGTTTTGGTGCACTGCACACCAACAACCTGAGTTAATCCTGTAGTTTGTAGACACCCTTATGTGCCAAATGTTTCCATTGTTCTCCAACAGCTGTTTAGCCTGTAGAACCTCAGCCTATCTCTCGCAGTAAAATAGGATTGGCTGAATTATTCACTGCAGAGATGAAAAATGCATGCAGATTGGCCATTATGCTTGCCAGTGTCTTGCCATGCACACAGGTCTTCCACTATTTGCTGTCTGCCCTGTTCACAGGGAAGTTCTTCTGTGAGCAGCATTCCGAGCCTGTGGAGGAGACCGGGAAGGTAAAGTCAGAACTGGCACAAGCGGGTTGCCCCACGGGCGCTCAGGTATGGAACTCGACAGAGCTAACCGTACTGTGCATTATAGCGCGCTGACGTTTTACAATCTGCCATATTCACATTGCGGTAACGTGAATGGATGTTCCACGTCTTTCAGGGGGAGTAACTCGTCCGTAACTGAATAGGAAAGCATGGTTTCTTCTGCAATAGGAACTGATGTAATTTGGACACCAGGGCCCAGTTAGGGTAACGGTGGAGTAAACATTGGGTTGGGTTTATTTTTTGGCAAAGATGAGGTCTGTTTTGCTGATGATTTGTGTTGAGAGAACTTGAGTGGAAAggtaacagacagagagagagttgtgtgtgtgtgtgtgtgtgtgtgtgtgtgtgtgtgtgtgtacacgtacacaAAGTGGCTCAGGATAAAGTAGATTGGTAGCCTGTAGTATTGAATGCCTTCTAACAAGACCCTTTAAAGCTGAATCAATACTGTGTGTACTACACAATTTTATAAGCATGCTTtttatagtacagtataaaataatttcaccTAATTTATGTAATGGAGCTCATGATTGCCCAATTATTATAAAGGTTTGTTAATGACACACCTATTATGCATTATTGCCATAACATGGTACTACATTAGGTCTGTTTTTAACTGCTATTTATACAGGACCCAATCCAGGATGGCATGAGTGAGCTCAGCAAGGAGGAGAATCAAAAAAGTAAGGAGGGCGAACATGACAACGGTGAAACAAGAGAATTGAATGAGCTTTCTCAGACACGCCGCTCTGTGAGGAGAAAAAGCTCCTATAAAATCTCTATAGACCCAGACTGTGTTGAAATGACCGAGTCCGACATTCGCGCAGACCGAGAGAACCAGCCAGCAGCCAGTGGTGACCAAGAACCCCCAAAGCCTGTTGAAACTATAGCACTGTGTGGCAAGAGCCAATCACCGGAGAGTGACGCAGATTGCCCACAAGAGGGCATGGAGCCCTTCTGTCCCGCTGCCACACCCGTGCCTGCCCCTCGTGGCTCCCAGATGACCACCCCAGTCCCTAAACCCCGCACCATTCACAATGTGGTACCTTCGCTGTTGTCTGACCCTGCCCCAATGCCGGCCGTGGGCCATGGGGAGGAGCTTGAGAGCCCACCCTCCCAGGAGGAGGCTGGTAGTCTTCCTGAGCAGGCAGACTCCAAGCCCAAGCAGTCACGGCGGAAGCTCCAGCTCACAGATGAGAAGACCCAACTGATGAACCTGAGCTTCAGCCAGGACTCCGACTCGGAGACACCTGTATCGTCGTCGGCTGCCTCCACCTCCTCGTCCTCCAAACCCCACGATGGTGGCGAGGAGGAGGGTTACTGGAGCGGTGGACCAGGCAGTGGGCACCTACGCGATAAAAAGAACCGGCAGTGTTTCCGGCGGAAGGCCGAGCCCCAGCGAGCTGCCACCACCCTACAGGGCCGGGTGCGATCGAAGTTCTCCCCCTGGAACCTGTCCTCGCCACGGCTGCAGCAGCGATTCACAGTGCTGAGGGTCCATCCCGCAGGTAGGACTACATCCTTCAAGCTTATGCATCTTTTCAGTGATCTTCTGTTAACAAAGGGACGATTGTTTCAAAGCCAGGGGTGTCATTTGCAGCAATGAATAGTACCACTGTAAGCAAAcctatacatttacataactatacattttatataattagAAATGGTTCAAAATTGCTTGGGATAAAATCCTATACTCCACTGGCAGATGTTTTAGATATGAATTTGTTATGTAATGAAAGGCTCAGTAAATTGTAAACAGGCTGAATTAACTATGTTATGTTAGAGGTGAAAAAAAAGCCTAAACTCTGCTGTGAACCCCAGCCCTGTTCACTGCTGCTTATGATTGGATTTCATTAGCAGTGCCAGCTCAGCCAGATTCCGAGGAAGAGGATGAAACTGATGCCGTTGAAGATGAGGATGACGAAGAGAATGAAGAGACACTTGTGTCAGTGGATCGTTATATGGATGGCCAGGTTAGATGCTGGAATGAAACGGCGGTCATATGTGCGTCCGGCTCAGTAGGTGCCAGTCTTGGGTCACAGTATATTTAAGCCCTCGAGGTGGAGTGCTGTCTCTAATAGGTCACCAGCTGAATGCAAAACTGCAAGTCCCTTTTCTCAGGCTTGCACTTGGATCTGAACACACTGAACTGTTTCATGGGTCCAGGCCGTGCAGCTGAAGCTGTCCGAGGCAGAGAAGCAGGAGCTGATGAAGATGAGAACTCTGGAGCGAAGGGCCAAGATGAGCGAGCTGCGGCGCTTCCACAAAGCTCAGGTTGGAAGCAGCACGTTCTGCGTGTGACGCCACATACACTTTTCCATCCATTTAGCCCCTgctaaaccatttttttttttctttcctgaacCGCGCTCACCGTTTTATCTGGCACGTTGCCTGTTCTAACCAACTACGATTAGCTTCACCCTGCAGCAGCATTTAATTTAACCTGAACGCTCATGTGTGATATGTTAGAGAATGGAAATGGGCTACtgcctttctctttcactcccccacacaccccaactGAATAGTCTTTGGTAAAATCTGTGACCAAAACTGTTCCTAGATCGATTAGACTAATTTACAATTATTATGTCTAGTCCTGCACCGGTAATTTCTTTCACTAATGGCTCTGTTGTTTGTTGGATGGGATCTGCAGTCTATCCAGAGGAGG is drawn from Electrophorus electricus isolate fEleEle1 chromosome 22, fEleEle1.pri, whole genome shotgun sequence and contains these coding sequences:
- the mical1 gene encoding F-actin-monooxygenase mical1 isoform X2, translated to MADQQGHANQAHVLFENFVAAKTCKEVRQTFAELCRHLEVDPKDYQHFYIRLKERLNFWKAKELWQKIDKRASHPDYEQGKTCAKTKCLVLGAGPCGLRTAVELALLGARVVLLDKRHSFSRNNVLHLWPYTIRDLRNLGAKKFYGRFCSGSLDHISIRQLQLILLKLVLLLGVEVHMGVKFNGLVEPQESGATGWTASVHPPSRPLSSYQFDVFVSAGGGKFVPAGFKIKELRGKLAIGITANFVNRHSAAEAQVQEISGVARIYNQKFFQNLQTEMGIDLENIVYYKDDTHYFVMTAKKHSLLKKGVIKQDYGDAEQLLAPANVSQEALLRYACDAARFSTGGKLPELEFALNHAGQPDVAMFDFTSMHRAENASLVRERRGQKLLISLVGDCLVEPFWPLGTGIARGFLAAFDAAWMVRSWAKGVPHLQLLAERESVYQLLSQTTPENTSKNHSAYSIDPRTRYPNVNLSSIKPKQVQHLCDADQLVSSVAAKKKKGPLPSKSQDSLRRMADLMRWCQQHTAWCSQVEVKDFSQSWRSGVALCALIHHFRPNLIDMSSLDKNTVVDNNQLAFTVLQREFGIEPIMSASDMASSKEIDQLSVVLYLTQVHNAFTEISPPPEWSSSKSLSLARTRSAVFFLNKLKHNSLQRRKERLAAEKEEREQNMRAEDEGKCPVPATTASEAGTSELCYFCHRRLYVVERGSAEGKFFHRSCFACQQCGATLRQGGYTFLSDTGKFFCEQHSEPVEETGKVKSELAQAGCPTGAQDPIQDGMSELSKEENQKSKEGEHDNGETRELNELSQTRRSVRRKSSYKISIDPDCVEMTESDIRADRENQPAASGDQEPPKPVETIALCGKSQSPESDADCPQEGMEPFCPAATPVPAPRGSQMTTPVPKPRTIHNVVPSLLSDPAPMPAVGHGEELESPPSQEEAGSLPEQADSKPKQSRRKLQLTDEKTQLMNLSFSQDSDSETPVSSSAASTSSSSKPHDGGEEEGYWSGGPGSGHLRDKKNRQCFRRKAEPQRAATTLQGRVRSKFSPWNLSSPRLQQRFTVLRVHPAVPAQPDSEEEDETDAVEDEDDEENEETLVSVDRYMDGQAVQLKLSEAEKQELMKMRTLERRAKMSELRRFHKAQSIQRRLEEIEVTFKHLEEKGVVLERSLRGEPGSDGSSVMIDQWIELVQQKNALVSEESDLMVASRQLELEDQQGMLELELRRCMEMDDSEKTAEQQTEEEQILQKMLEVVDMRNSLVAFLEEKRLKELGEEQLGSSLVESRRQPAPGAQVHWA
- the mical1 gene encoding F-actin-monooxygenase mical1 isoform X1; translated protein: MADQQGHANQAHVLFENFVAAKTCKEVRQTFAELCRHLEVDPKDYQHFYIRLKERLNFWKAKELWQKIDKRASHPDYEQGKTCAKTKCLVLGAGPCGLRTAVELALLGARVVLLDKRHSFSRNNVLHLWPYTIRDLRNLGAKKFYGRFCSGSLDHISIRQLQLILLKLVLLLGVEVHMGVKFNGLVEPQESGATGWTASVHPPSRPLSSYQFDVFVSAGGGKFVPAGFKIKELRGKLAIGITANFVNRHSAAEAQVQEISGVARIYNQKFFQNLQTEMGIDLENIVYYKDDTHYFVMTAKKHSLLKKGVIKQDYGDAEQLLAPANVSQEALLRYACDAARFSTGGKLPELEFALNHAGQPDVAMFDFTSMHRAENASLVRERRGQKLLISLVGDCLVEPFWPLGTGIARGFLAAFDAAWMVRSWAKGVPHLQLLAERESVYQLLSQTTPENTSKNHSAYSIDPRTRYPNVNLSSIKPKQVQHLCDADQLVSSVAAKKKKGPLPSKSQDSLRRMADLMRWCQQHTAWCSQVEVKDFSQSWRSGVALCALIHHFRPNLIDMSSLDKNTVVDNNQLAFTVLQREFGIEPIMSASDMASSKEIDQLSVVLYLTQVHNAFTEISPPPEWSSSKSLSLARTRSAVFFLNKLKHNSLQRRKERLAAEKEEREQNMRAEDEGKCPVPATTASEAGTSELCYFCHRRLYVVERGSAEGKFFHRSCFACQQCGATLRQGGYTFLSDTGKFFCEQHSEPVEETGKVKSELAQAGCPTGAQDPIQDGMSELSKEENQKSKEGEHDNGETRELNELSQTRRSVRRKSSYKISIDPDCVEMTESDIRADRENQPAASGDQEPPKPVETIALCGKSQSPESDADCPQEGMEPFCPAATPVPAPRGSQMTTPVPKPRTIHNVVPSLLSDPAPMPAVGHGEELESPPSQEEAGSLPEQADSKPKQSRRKLQLTDEKTQLMNLSFSQDSDSETPVSSSAASTSSSSKPHDGGEEEGYWSGGPGSGHLRDKKNRQCFRRKAEPQRAATTLQGRVRSKFSPWNLSSPRLQQRFTVLRVHPAAVPAQPDSEEEDETDAVEDEDDEENEETLVSVDRYMDGQAVQLKLSEAEKQELMKMRTLERRAKMSELRRFHKAQSIQRRLEEIEVTFKHLEEKGVVLERSLRGEPGSDGSSVMIDQWIELVQQKNALVSEESDLMVASRQLELEDQQGMLELELRRCMEMDDSEKTAEQQTEEEQILQKMLEVVDMRNSLVAFLEEKRLKELGEEQLGSSLVESRRQPAPGAQVHWA
- the mical1 gene encoding F-actin-monooxygenase mical1 isoform X3 codes for the protein MADQQGHANQAHVLFENFVAAKTCKEVRQTFAELCRHLEVDPKDYQHFYIRLKERLNFWKAKELWQKIDKRASHPDYEQGKTCAKTKCLVLGAGPCGLRTAVELALLGARVVLLDKRHSFSRNNVLHLWPYTIRDLRNLGAKKFYGRFCSGSLDHISIRQLQLILLKLVLLLGVEVHMGVKFNGLVEPQESGATGWTASVHPPSRPLSSYQFDVFVSAGGGKFVPAGFKIKELRGKLAIGITANFVNRHSAAEAQVQEISGVARIYNQKFFQNLQTEMGIDLENIVYYKDDTHYFVMTAKKHSLLKKGVIKQDYGDAEQLLAPANVSQEALLRYACDAARFSTGGKLPELEFALNHAGQPDVAMFDFTSMHRAENASLVRERRGQKLLISLVGDCLVEPFWPLGTGIARGFLAAFDAAWMVRSWAKGVPHLQLLAERESVYQLLSQTTPENTSKNHSAYSIDPRTRYPNVNLSSIKPKQVQHLCDADQLVSSVAAKKKKGPLPSKSQDSLRRMADLMRWCQQHTAWCSQVEVKDFSQSWRSGVALCALIHHFRPNLIDMSSLDKNTVVDNNQLAFTVLQREFGIEPIMSASDMASSKEIDQLSVVLYLTQVHNAFTEISPPPEWSSSKSLSLARTRSAVFFLNKLKHNSLQRRKERLAAEKEEREQNMRAEDEGKCPVPATTASEAGTSELCYFCHRRLYVVERGSAEGKFFHRSCFACQQCGATLRQGGYTFLSDTGKFFCEQHSEPVEETGKVKSELAQAGCPTGAQDPIQDGMSELSKEENQKNRENQPAASGDQEPPKPVETIALCGKSQSPESDADCPQEGMEPFCPAATPVPAPRGSQMTTPVPKPRTIHNVVPSLLSDPAPMPAVGHGEELESPPSQEEAGSLPEQADSKPKQSRRKLQLTDEKTQLMNLSFSQDSDSETPVSSSAASTSSSSKPHDGGEEEGYWSGGPGSGHLRDKKNRQCFRRKAEPQRAATTLQGRVRSKFSPWNLSSPRLQQRFTVLRVHPAAVPAQPDSEEEDETDAVEDEDDEENEETLVSVDRYMDGQAVQLKLSEAEKQELMKMRTLERRAKMSELRRFHKAQSIQRRLEEIEVTFKHLEEKGVVLERSLRGEPGSDGSSVMIDQWIELVQQKNALVSEESDLMVASRQLELEDQQGMLELELRRCMEMDDSEKTAEQQTEEEQILQKMLEVVDMRNSLVAFLEEKRLKELGEEQLGSSLVESRRQPAPGAQVHWA